AATATGCACCTTTGGTTTGTTTATACTATATCTTTGAGAAACATACGATTCAAAATAAATAACAGCTGTTTCCTAGCAGTTGATTTGCGAAGGCTTCCTATTTCAACAAGGTTTTAAAAGATTTCTGCTATGTCAGCTGTGACGTTCGGTAAAAAAACATTTACTCCTACGCCTCCAGATAAGGGCAGCTTTCCACTTGATCATGACGGCGTGTGTAAGACGTCTATGCTAAAATATATGATATGCCTACGCGAAAACAAGAATGACAATTCAAAGTGCCGGAAGGAAGCAAAAGATTATTTAGGATGTAGGATGGATCATAATTTGATGACTAAAGAGGAGTGGTCGAAGCTAGGCCTTGGTGACGTCGATGTAGAGTCGAAGAAATAGACTGTAACGGACTGCAATATTGCGTAACAAAGTGCTTTTGAGGAACGATGCCGAACAGAGATTTTGAAAGAACTCCCGGTGATGATGGCTCATTGCAACAGAAGAAACATATTTTGATAGGTTGTACAGGGAGTGTTGCTACTATTAAACTACCGAACCTTGTtgcatttttgaaccaaaaatatGATGTAGATATTCGTATAATTGTGACGAATCATGCACAGCATTTTTATTCGCCTGAAGATATACCCTCCAGTATATCAGTTTACACGGACAACGACGAGTGGAGTATGTGGTCCAGGCGAGGTGATCCTGTGCTCCACATCGAACTGGCAAAGTGGGCCGATATTTTTGTTATTGCGCCTCTTGATGCCAATACTTTAGCTAAACTATCGCATGTAAGTATACCAGTTTACTATTTTTAATGCACATTGTAGACTACACATTTATATGGGTAAACCACACTGTTGTCTGTTTATGGTTTACCTATTGTTTCATGGGATATTTTTGGAGCGGAATTACAGTCGTGTGTACTCTGGTCTTCGTGTGTTCTAGAGGTGATCAGAAATGAGCGAAAAGTGAATAACTGTAATGCCTCATAtttagacagttacagcttttaaaATAGATAGTGCATCCAGTTTTCATTAAACACGAAACGTTGACGACTTGTATTGAACTTTTATTTCCCTAGCAAATACGAAGCATCTTCATTGGCACACTCATGGTTGTAAGTTATTCTCAACAATACTCGTGTTAATTTATCCCAGAATGCAATTCCTTGCTGCATATTTACCTTTCTTATTGAttccaaaatttattatttttcacaattttttatgCCAGCATAGATTAATGTACTTCCAAATTATTTTGTTTGCTGTACAGGAAACAGGACGAACACATAAGGAGCAATATTCATGTATATTGTATATGCATTCTGTGATCGTACAGGTCTCGTGTATCTCATGATGATCTGTCACAACCACCACATGCAGTAATTGGTTAACGAGTTGTGACAATGGCCAAAGTGACAAGCTAGAACTGACTGGTTTCTCAGCATTTGGAATTAGTGCCTTGGGCTCTATTGTATAATTCAGGAGTTCTTACTACAAATATCACCCCTGATTGGTTCTAGTTTCTCGTTTAATTTCTTGCCTTTCAATTTTCTGGACGTTTTTCCTATGCAACATTGACAGTGTACAGTAGTCACTGTAATGTTTCATTTTTCCGCATGTCACCATTAACCTCTTTGACTTTGGTATCAGCAGGCCCTCATAACGAAATAACCAAATGCTCCATCATTTAACAGTTTTACAATATAATGTATAAAGTTCTTTGTACATATCACCTATGGCCCTATGTCAGCTATGTGACAATTGTCTGGTGATGCATTTTGAACTGAATTAAATTATAGTCTAATAACTGGCTATTTGGGTCAATTCTTGGTGTGAATGAAGAAAATTCTCATCATCACAGTGTTAGTTTATAACATAAAGTAGTTATTACCCTCAAGAAATAACCAATGGATGATGGTGATAACTGAAGATTCCAGTACCACTGGTCGCTTTTTATCTGTGACGTCACAAAGAGGGCGGAGACTCCTTTTCAACCTTCAATATGATAGCTGTGACACTGCGCACTACATTCACAAACGGATGCAAATAGTACAGAAACAATGTGAAGCTAATGGGAAAGCTGCAGGAATTATGTCATTTTGAGTGGGGAGAAACGAAATAGATGACAGTCCCAATAATGAAAACAATCCATAAAAGTTGCTCTtgttaaaatgaaacaaatgaaatccGCAACAATAAGCAAAACCTGAAGACAAGAACCTGGAAAAACTGGTATTGGAAATTTCGCTAATGTACAAAGATCAATCAATCTTGCTACCGTGAACCTACACAAAGGTACAAAAATCAGTACTGAAAATTTCATTTGACCTATATAGCTTTAACAAAATCCATGATACCCTTTACTTGACCAGTGTAGCTAAAATGAAGCCCGCAGTACCAGAAAACCAAAGCTCACTTAtacatggtgaaaagtatttaaaccaacaaactctgggaggttgtaggggacatcaaaacaaatatttttccctatgacgagtatttaaactggtagaggaagatctCTGGCAGcagattaattaaaccaacaaacacttttccatttttttatgaccaagaggcaacacattaatacaacccaatttcaattacagtagattttcaaaaatgcctccattgacatgtaaacaaaggttataccattggatcatgttctgtctgacatgggcaaaaaccccaggattatcctgaattgttcctgatgCTGTtcctatccgggcaaccagatcctcttctgatgcaacaggatttgggtaaacaaggttgcacatccctccccacacaaaaaagtccagaggggacatatctggggatcgagcaggccatggtacaggaccacctccaccaatccacgtttctgggaaccgtcggtccaggaatcgatgcaCACAACgtatgaaatgtgccggcgccccgtcatgttggaaccacatgtgttgtcgtgtagggagcgggacatcttccaacaattctggcaatgctctggtgagaaaattgtaatagtaccTCCCATTTAATGACCTAGGcagcagatatggcccaattaaacagcccTCAGCAACAcctacccacacattaacgaagaaccgcacttgatgaggtaGTATgttggttatcctcactccaaaccttgcaaattgtgcatgttgaagactccatcatgcccgaatgttgcttcatcggtaaacaacacggaGGATGCAAATGTAGGATGccattcacactgttccaggtgccactgcgaaaactgtgttgTGGGTGGATAGTCAACTGGttacaggttgtggacacactgtaagtgaaatggacgtaacaattcctcttgaaggactgttcttacattcgtctgatttctccccatgttacgtgcaattgcaagaGTGCTGGTTGAAGGATCctactccacatgctgcaagagagcttcctcaaattgcagcgttcttactgtgTGATGTCGTCCctatccaggtaatctgctaaacgaCCCGGTCTcaggcagacgttggtacacagcagcaaaggtcatatgatgtgggatgttgttgttgataaacctgctgtgcagttcGTCTGTTGTGGAgcgctacgtagtatgcaccaaccacgtcagtgtactcactcgttccattagtaaacagagacaatgcactactacactggtggacagcagttgccttcagctgaagagcgtaatatgctcTCTAACAATTGAAGATCATAatatggcctctaacaactgaagagtatAGTAcagcctccactggtttaaataatcctcataggaaaaaatgacattagggaaaaatatttgttctgatgtcccctacaacctcccagagtttgtcggtttaaatacttttcaccctgtataactaatATAGAAAACCCAGCATCACTAATGTAGGTGAAAGAAACTTCATGGTACATACCAATCACAATCCAGCATTGTCACGAACCAATGTAAGTCAGCTAACACAAAAATCTACCAATTTAGTGATACCAAAATGTTGTCAGCAGCATGTCCACATTAGCCAGCTTCTGAAACCAGGATATCATATGGATGAATGCCATTTTGTCCAGCCAACAGTGCTACGTACATGGGTCCCTGGTCTCAGATATAGCACTGCCGGTCCATCTCATACCTTTTCCACAGACATAACACTTCAGGTACTTGGCAATTATACAAAATAACTACAGGGATTTATCTGTGGTCATCTGCCATTCTGGCACGCTGGTTCCTACTCATAAATTTCATTCTCATGTTCATCACTAACAAATGGGAAACAAAGTTAGGTCTCCAACCATAAAGCGCACATCACACTAACCCGAAAATGAATCTATTCCCTGTAACTGCCAACATCCAAATAACTTTTCAGCCGTCACAAACTCTTCCAATACTATTGTCATCAATAGCAGTTCAGAAGTCCAATGAACCATTAATGTCACTTACtaaatatgaaaatataaacaTTCCACACTAGATAGAACCACTGCACCCTCCAACACACGCTCTGCAAACACTATCCATTTGAAATATTCTTTACTATCATGACGCCGCACAACACAACAGAATTAGGTCATTTGTCAAAGGAGACAGGTGGTACTGTAAACTTCAGTTGACCTAGATGATGTCACTAACATGAAAGAGTTAGAAAAACGAAAACAGACCCTTTAATAGTATCTTGATGGGAATAGAGTTTTGTGGGGTGTCCTTGTTTTTATTAGTGCCGTGTTATTCATAGTCATTGCATTTATATTATAGAACTACCTTAATCAATGTCCCTGTCTCCCATTCAAACATATTAAAGATATCGGACTAGGCTtttgtttttgaacattttggttgaaattcagatGATGAGCTATTTCCATATGTGCTTGCTGCTTTACTGTGTTCAAATTCCATCAACTGGAAGTTCTGAAGCTACGTCATTGTTTTTAGATATTTTGGAGTAACTGAAGCCCTGACACCTCTTTGCAAACTTGCAATCGAACTTTCACCTTTCAATCTAACTTGGTGCCACAATTAAgatttcatattcacattcatGGGCATGTCAGCTCAGGCAAATTGTAACCTTTCAGCCTAACCTATACATTATGCCACACTACATATCAGTTTGTCACCATAACCTACATTTCAAGAAATAGtgtatatgcaaaaaaaaaaaaaaaggtccgttTTGTTTTCTCTTTGCAAGCATTTAACATCATAATACAACAACATGATTACATCATGGCATGGAACTGACATCCAGTATAGATAGATTCAGTTACCCCAAATTTTGGCCTCTTTTGTAAAAGATATGTATAACTTTAAATTACGTATGTAGTTTTTAATAATTGTGTTTCAAAGATGTACATGTTGCCATAGACATTGCATTCACTAACAGCACAGAGGCCGTACTGGTGAAATTGTTTTCCTTGTACAATATTGAACAGTCTTTGTAAGTTGGATGTTATGGACCAGCATGTGACATGATATTCTGTGTGTAAGTCTGCGTACCTTGGCTTATGGTAAAATTGTCTGAGtcattaggctgcatgatgtgcctACTCAAAGTTCAGTTCTCAACATTTTGATCCCTATGCAGGCATATTGATCTTCAAATTCTACTAGTGTCCTTCAATGACTGGACTGTCAAAAGACAGTATTGTGTTCAGTTATAAGGACTATTTTCCTGTAGTTGAAATATCACAGAAAGAATACAGTTTCAGCTACAGATTTCCATCTTCGAGGCTACTTGCTATCATGGGAGCAAACACCTAGCCGCGGCAAGCAAAGAATGTAAACAACTGAGGCAATACAACAGTAGTATTTTTAATTCAGCCTATCTTTCAATACCTGCTTTCAGTATTTACTCAATAATGATGGATTAGACTGAAGATTTTTACCCAGTAACTCCATTTCTCTGGAAAAGTGTGAAGCTAGTCTTTTTATAATTGAATGCGGCACTATCTATTGATAGTGTTCAGCCATCCAGGGTCACCACTGAAGTCATGAAGACTACTCTGTTAGCGGGATTGAAATGTCGAGTACTGAAGTAGTTTGAAGAGGAGTATGATGTGGATGAATGACTTAgaggagttttttttcttttttttttactatcataACGCTCTATGTTGATTTCAGTACGCAGACTTATGTTCTTCACTGCTTACCCCATGTAGCAGTttggtatttttttcatttttgtcttttaTTCCAAATTTAATCCCACTGAAATAATGATGGGGGTTCTCCTGAAACGTGTCATGGGATTATAAATGATATTATTTTGGTTGTTGGTGTAACTTCCTTTGCACACTTTGTCGTTCTTTAGtggataataacagtaataaattgCAAACAGCAGCATGCAGTGGAAGAAACATGGACACTGTAAGTTCACTGTAGCTGATATTTTAATAtgttgccagagagagagagagagagagagagagagagagagagagagagagagagagagagatgtctgttgttgacaaaggccttaatggctgaaagctttaattgtgagagtctttgtgttgtgcctatctgactcaaaatcttcgctatatggtgagtagcaactttccttctcataaagtTGTTACATATATAGTTTATGTTTGATCAACTGGCTGAATTATCAAAATTTGGGACTTTTGTTATCAGTTTgttattttgtaatgtgtttttGCAACTAGAAATTTGTTAATTCTACTTCGTGGTGAATGCCTAATTTCAAGCCTTTCTGAGtgagtttcataaaaaaaaaagttacagttttAATTTAGCTTCTttcattcactgaagagccaaagaaactggtacacctgcctaatattgtgtatggACCCCGTgctcacacagaagtgctgcagcatgatgcggcatggactcaattaatgtctgaagtagtgctggagggaatttacaccatgattcctgcagggctgtccataaatcggtaagagcacgagggggtagagatctcttatgAATAGCCCGTTGCaaggctaaataatgttcatgcctgaggagtttggtggccagcgggagtgtttaaactcggaagtgtgtttctggagccactgtgtagcaattctggttgTGTGGGGTCTggcactgttctgctggaattgcccaagtccttcgtaatgcacaatggacatgaatggatgcaggaattcgaacaggatgcttacgtatgtgtcacctgtcagagtcatatctagacatatcaggggccccatatcactccaactgtacatgccccacacAATTAAAGAttgttcaccagcttgaacagtcctctgctgacatgctgcgtccatggattcatgaggttgtctccatacccgtacacatccattcgcTCAATATGGTTTGAgacaagacttgtccgaccaggcaacatgttttcagtcatcaacagtccaaccttGGCGTTGACAGgttcaggcgaggtgtaaagctttgtgtcatgcggtcatcaagggtacacaagtgagcctttggctccgaaaaccgtatcgatgatgtttcgttcaatggttcgcatgctgacacttattgatagcccagcattgaaatctgcagcaatttgcagaagggttgaacTTCGGTCATGTTGAGTGATTCtcatcagtcatcgttggtccgatTCTTGTAGGATCTGTTTCTGGCTGCAGCAGTGTCAGAGGTTTGAtgggaaatccccacttcgttactacttcggagatgctgtgtcccattgctcgtgtgccgactataacaccacgttcaaactcactttaaatcttgataaactaccattgttgcagcagtaactgacctaacaactgcgccagacacttgtcgtgttATAGAGGTGTTGCCGACCAtagtgccgtattctgcatgtttacatgtctctgtatttgaatacacatgtctataccagtttctttggtgcttcagtgtaaaatcCACTTTCCTATGATAAACATTCAAATTCTAAAGAACCTGCTGTCATTCAGTCTTGGACACAGTTATAAGTTGTTTTTGTGGTGGTGGGTCAACCAGAATTTGTGATACCATCTATCTGCTTTGATCTGTGATCCAACTGTGCTGTGTTGTGTGACATCCTGCTATCATGGCATATTTGAAATCAATCACATTTTCACAGGGCATGTTGAATTCGGCATTGGTGCTTTCTAGTGTGGGGTGTAATTGATTCATTGGACTGCTTTAATGCTGTTTGTAATAATGATATTGGAGGTGTGTGTCGCAGCTTGCTAGTGAATTATTTTGATGTTGACAGTTCCGGGTAACAATTCTTTTGGGTTTCAATGTATTAGTGCAATATGTTGTTTATGGTTGGAGATTTAATTAAATGTTTAGTTTTTTGTTAGATATTGATATGGCAACATAGTTCACGAGTGGGTTGTTGATACCACAATGGGGCATGGCCTGTTGACCATGATTAAGTTCTGACAGTTGTCCAGTTTAATTGCTGAATATGTGAAGTGTCATGTTTGTGGAGAAGCTATGAGACTGACTGAAATTGTTGGGCGTATACTATTGTGTAGGGTATGTATATTTAATATGtaggttatattaaaaacaaagattccaagacttaccaagcgggaaagtgccggcagacaggcacatgaacaaaacacacaaacacacacacagaattactagctttcacaaccgatggttgcttcttcaggaaggagagggaaagacgaaaggatgtgggtttaaaggagagggtaaggagtcattccaatcccgggagcggaaagacttcccttaggggaaaaaaaggacaggtgtacactcgcacacacacggatggatatgtgtgtgtgtgtgtgtgtgtgtgtgtgtgtgtgtgtgtgcgtgcgtgcgtgcgagtgtacacctgtcctttttttcccctaagggaagtctttccgctcccaggattggaatgactccttaccctctcctttaaacccacatcctttcgtctttccctctccttcctgaagaagcaaccatcggttgcgaaagctagtaattctgtgtgtgtgtttgtgtattttgttcatgtgcctgtctgccggcgctttcccgcttggtaagacttggaatctttgtttttaatatatttttcccatgtggaagtttctttctattttatttacatcatcattaatatgTAGGTTATGTATGTGTTTCTTGTATTCCGAATTGGTATTACTGCAGTTTTTATAAATTTTGTGCTTGTGTTGTTAATTTGGGTAATTATGTTGGACTGTGGTTGATAATTTAAGTTTTAAGTATTACATATATTAGTGAGCTTTGATGATGTGGTACCACAGATGTCATTTTAGCTATAGGTCAAATGAAGTGTTTGATACTGGATATTTTTTGACCTTTGGATGGTTTTATGATATTGTGGATTTCATTTGAGCTTATAGATCAAGTGACATTCCTGCTATCCATTTTTGGAACTGTGTGTGGGTTTGTGGTATTATAGAGCTCACTTGAGCTATGTAGGTCAAGTGAAATTTCCATTACCAGCTTATTTTCTTGGCTGGTTCTTTTATTGAGATTTTGTTGATTGTTGAGGATTTTATTTGCTTgatttttgcataaatatttgtttTGGCGTATCTTCATTATTAGGATTGCCATTAGTTAGTTTGTCCTTGCCCAAAATGCCCTAATTTTTGTGGTTGTTCTGAAAGTTTCATGTTATTTCTGCAATTCAATATTTTTCGTCTGTTTGGGTGCATAATGTGTGATGTTATGATTGCTGTATTGTACAAGCTTAAAAGAGGGAAGCCTGCCAACTTCATGAAGTCACGGGTAAAAGCTAGTgggtagtaacaacaacaacagtaatagtaatgatgatgatgatgatgatgataataatcctTCCTGAACTTTTCATTATTATGGTTTTGTTTCAGTGATCATTTTATTTGCTCTTTTGCTGTACTATCTATTGTAGAAATGGAATGATTTCTGCTGTTTTTATTTGGCTCTCTCTTTCCTGTGATGTTTCTCTTGATAGGTGGGAACaacattttgtcaattagttctttaTCCATTTTATTTGATCTTTAGAAGGAGCTTTCAGTTACTCAATCTTGAGGCTTTTTTCTTTGTAATTTAGATAATTTTTTGCTGCTGTCACAGTatatttcaataaataatgccTTCTTGTGTATGTTTGTGTCAATCTGGGCATTAGAAACAATACATAAGACTAATCTTGATAATACTATTCACTGTTTTGGATGAGCATGCATTGGTTAGAAATCATGTGTGTTGTATATGTCTGACATCAGTGGTagtaacataaaaataataaaaataaccagTTATGTTTTCATATTTGCAAGCACTTTTATTGCTGTTATGCGAGGTTTCGCACATGGCATACCATTCATAATATAGTAGTTGCCAAGAAGACTTATGGTTGTACTGGTACAGAACGTCATTTTTCTTGGTGTGCTCTGCCCTACTATTATGTTTAGAGGAAAAATACCTTTCAGTGTTTCATATTTGATTTCAGGGTATGTGTGATAACCTGTTGACATGTGTTGCAAGAGCCTGGGAAATTAAGAAGCCACTGCTCTTCTGTCCAGCTATGAACACAAAGATGTGGGAACATCCAATCACAGCCAAACAAATTGAGTCACTGAAAGAATGGGGCTACTGTGAAGTTCCCTGTATCTCAAAAACTTTGATGTGTGGTGATACTGGTTTGGGTGCAATGGCTGAGATAGATACAATTGTTGCAGAGATCATGGGCAAATTAAATAAGCCACATGAGTCTATGGCACACTGATTactgattttatatttttcatgtgtATGTAACTTGTACataaaaacttatgtccacaaACAGTGATAACTTTGGTGGAAGTCAAATTATAGTCAGTTATGTAGCAACTTAAAATTTAATACTTGTTATGTTCTCCTCACTGCCCTCATAACATCCATGAGCTAtggtatttattgatttattgttaTATTACTCCTTCCTTTTCCCATTCCCTGTAATCATGTTCTAAAACGAACATTCAGTTTTTCAGGGATCAAGTTTGGCTAGGCTATGTGTAGTTTTGTATATCATTGTATAACTACGTAAAATAACTTATTTTTAATGTGGGtatattttttcaaatttattgagTAAAGCCTTTTGACAAATACAGTGAGTCTTTGATAAACACATTACCCTAAACCgcaacttaaaaaagaaaagaaatagtatTAGAAAAAATTACTCTACTGCTGTGTACAATAATTAGCAAATGGTCTTCCATGTGTTttaacataaaacagaaaaaaagtggatAATATTGAAGTGGACAGCTCAATGTTAAGCCACTGCAATTTTAATAAATTGAATCATATTGCGTTTTTAAATTTAAATCCACACTAGTTCAGTTATTCATTTACTTCATAGTTTTCACAAGATATTTCAATTCACATCGACCAATACATCTTTAAAGAGACAGTAATACAGAATGAGGCGTATTCAAAAAATTTGGCCATAAAAATACAGTTGTAAAAATTTTTTATTGGTAGTTATAGTTTCTTACAACTctgattcacttttccacataactgCCATTAACTTCTGTGCACTTTTTGTTACATTGCTCATATATCTTCCTTCCGTTGCATAGAAGTTCTCCTCCTAGAAATCAGACCATCTGGCAGCAGCAGTCTCAAGTTCTTTATTATCTTGTCCACAAAGCTATTGTTTCAGAAGGAAGAAAAAGAATGGCCACTGGGTACAAGCTTGAGATTATTGAGTGGGTTGTGAAAAATTTCCCAACAGAAATACTGATTCTTAACTTTATTGTGAAAAGGATGGTTTTGttactcaccacacacacacacactctctctctctctctctctctctctctctctctctctcatgcaactcccacacacatgaccacagtctctggctgttaGGGCCAGACTGTGAGCAGAGCGCATGAAGGGGAAGGCAACCAGATCATGAGGGTAAGGAGGAAATGggcaggggggaggagagggatagcagggtaggagtaGGGGACAATAAAGTACTTAATTATGGCTTGTGCCAGTGTAAAGGGATGAGGTGGAGAaacggtagggcagctaggtgcagctgggaggttagatggagattgggagggggaggggggggagggtagcagaaaaggagagaagtaaaaagactgtgggtacgTTGGTGGAATTGGaattgagggctgtgtagtgctggaacggGAACAGGGAATGGGCTAAATGGGTAAGGACAATTACTGATGAAGGTTGGGGCCAAAAGGGAACATAGGATGTTTTTcaggaagagttcccacctgcacaattcgggaaagctggtgttggtggggatCCGGATGACACAAGCTGTgaggcagtcattgaaatgaagaatgtcgtgttgggcaacatgctcagcaactgggtgatcCAGCTGTTTCTTTACCACAGTTTATCAGTGGCCGTGACAGACGGCTTGTTGGTTGCaatgcccacatagaaagcagAACAGTTGTtatagcttagcttgtagatcaaatGACTGTTTTCACAGATAGCCTTGTCATTGATGTGATAGATGATGCTTGTGACCTGACTGGAGTATGTTGTGGTGGTGCGAGGATGtgtggaacaggtcttgcatctaggtctattacgacGATAGGAGACATGAggcaaggagttgggagcaggTGTTGAGTAGAGATGGAAGAGGATATTGTGTACGTTTAGTGGGTGGCTGAAtacccccgtgtgtgtgtgtgggtggggggggggggaggatagtggATTAGGACGTTCCTCATATAAAGGCACAACGAGAGGTTATCGAAACCCTGACAGACAACGTGATTAATTTGTTCCAGTCGTGGGTGGTACTGaatcatgaggggaatgctccactGCAGCtgaatggtgggactttgggaggtgatggatgactggagagataaggtatgggagatctgtttttgtacgagGTCCGTGACTGTCTCAGTgacaccctcggtatattttgagagggcccATCCATCACTGCAGATGCTACAGCTACGGGTGAGTAAGCTGATAGAATAGACTTCTT
The Schistocerca gregaria isolate iqSchGreg1 chromosome 1, iqSchGreg1.2, whole genome shotgun sequence genome window above contains:
- the LOC126272378 gene encoding phosphopantothenoylcysteine decarboxylase; amino-acid sequence: MPNRDFERTPGDDGSLQQKKHILIGCTGSVATIKLPNLVAFLNQKYDVDIRIIVTNHAQHFYSPEDIPSSISVYTDNDEWSMWSRRGDPVLHIELAKWADIFVIAPLDANTLAKLSHGMCDNLLTCVARAWEIKKPLLFCPAMNTKMWEHPITAKQIESLKEWGYCEVPCISKTLMCGDTGLGAMAEIDTIVAEIMGKLNKPHESMAH